One Cicer arietinum cultivar CDC Frontier isolate Library 1 chromosome 8, Cicar.CDCFrontier_v2.0, whole genome shotgun sequence DNA segment encodes these proteins:
- the LOC101499045 gene encoding heavy metal-associated isoprenylated plant protein 39-like codes for MKKVVLKVDFYNDKIKQKMMKTASGLLGVESVSIELKENKLTLLGDIDPVKAVSKLRKVCQTNIISVGPLEEDKKSTDVATTLNSFEPYPFYYHMQPPYYIQGYYI; via the exons ATGAag AAAGTTGTGTTGAAGGTagatttttataatgataaaatCAAGCAAAAAATGATGAAGACAGCATCTGGCCTTTTAG GGGTTGAATCAGTATCAATAGagttgaaagaaaataaattaacattatTAGGAGATATTGATCCGGTAAAGGCAGTGTCGAAATTAAGAAAAGTGTgtcaaacaaatataatttcagTTGGACCTTTAGAAGAAGACAAGAAGTCAACTGATGTAGCTACTACTCTCAACTCCTTTGAACCATATCCTTTCTATTATCATATGCAACCACCATATTATATTCAAGGTTACTATATTTGA